From the genome of Antennarius striatus isolate MH-2024 chromosome 19, ASM4005453v1, whole genome shotgun sequence, one region includes:
- the gja13.1 gene encoding connexin 32.3 translates to MGDWGFLSSLLDKVQSHSTVIGKIWMSVLFLFRIMVLGAGAESVWGDEQSGFICNTLQPGCENVCYDWTFPISHIRFWVLQIIFVSTPTLVYLGHAMHVIHRENKMRERLLSPGGSRLLKVPKYTNDKGKVTIKGNLLGSYLTQLVVKIIIEAAFIIGQYYLYGFIMVPMFPCSKKPCPFTVECYMSRPTEKTIFIIFMLVVACVSLVLNFIEVFYLICTRVRCGSRPKAHKINSAENPASLLAPRWTTEEALRQNKMNLENESNQSIGGSLDGAKEEKRLLSSH, encoded by the coding sequence ATGGGAGACTGGGGATTCCTATCTTCCTTGCTGGACAAGGTCCAGTCCCATTCCACCGTCATTGGGAAGATCTGGATGAGCgtcctcttcctgttcaggatCATGGTCTTGGGCGCGGGTGCTGAGAGCGTCTGGGGTGACGAGCAGTCCGGTTTCATCTGTAACACTCTGCAACCTGGTTGTGAGAATGTCTGCTATGATTGGACATTCCCCATTTCGCACATTCGTTTCTGGGTCCTCCAGATCATCTTCGTCTCCACACCGACGCTGGTCTACCTGGGCCACGCCATGCACGTCATCCACAGGGAGAACAAGATGAGGGAGCGGCTGTTGAGCCCCGGCGGGTCGCGGCTACTCAAGGTGCCTAAATACACAAACGACAAGGGAAAGGTGACGATCAAGGGGAACCTGCTGGGGAGCTACCTGACCCAACTGGTGGTCAAGATCATCATTGAGGCTGCCTTCATCATTGGCCAGTACTACCTGTATGGCTTCATCATGGTGCCCATGTTCCCTTGCTCTAAGAAGCCCTGTCCCTTCACTGTGGAGTGCTACATGTCCCGACCCACAGAGAagaccatcttcatcatcttcatgcTGGTGGTAGCCTGCGTCTCCCTGGTCCTCAACTTCATTGAGGTCTTCTATCTGATCTGCACCAGGGTCAGATGTGGATCCAGACCCAAGGCTCATAAGATCAATTCAGCGGAGAACCCGGCCAGCCTGTTAGCTCCGAGGTGGACCACAGAAGAGGCCCTCAGGCAGAACAAGATGAACTTGGAGAATGAGAGTAACCAGAGCATAGGTGGAAGTCTGGATGGAGCGAAAGAGGAGAAACGACTATTGAGCAGTCATTAA
- the clec11a gene encoding C-type lectin domain family 11 member A isoform X2, which translates to MPVRASLPEVKKARGDLPDILPELEQPEPTSPVSDFENSYNYVLSRLASMDQAIHKLNVGHYTLDVKVSQLVDRLSRMDAKVGELEDNIREVYQHSKDNRKETGRLEGCHKGRRIGYKCYLVYNSYEDYAGASRKCIERGGRMAMPRDRREQEALADYVKSFFHPGNWPVWLGINDLRAEGMYLFDDGTRVSYFQWRKHFLSSQPDGGRRENCVSMSSDDGDWWDHYCDRTMNYLCEFDDRVAL; encoded by the exons ATGCCAGTGAGG GCATCTCTGCCTGAGGTGAAGAAGGCGAGAGGAGACCTCCCAGATATTCTTCCAGAGCTTGAACAACCAGAACCAACAAGCCCAGTTTCAGACTTTGAAAACTCATACAACTATGTCT TGTCCAGACTGGCTTCCATGGATCAGGCTATCCACAAGCTGAATGTAGGTCACTACACTCTGGATGTTAAAGTCAGCCAGTTGGTGGACCGTCTGTCCAGGATGGATG CTAAAGTGGGGGAGCTGGAGGACAACATCCGAGAGGTCTATCAACACAGCAAGGACAACCGCAAGGAGACGGGAAGATTGGAAG GTTGTCACAAGGGACGCAGGATCGGATACAAATGCTATCTGGTGTATAACAGCTACGAGGACTACGCCGGAGCATCCCGGAAGTGCATTGAGCGCGGTGGCCGCATGGCGATGCCACGTGACCGCAGGGAGCAAGAGGCCCTCGCCGACTACGTCAAGTCGTTCTTCCACCCAGGGAACTGGCCCGTCTGGTTGGGTATCAACGACCTGCGGGCTGAGGGCATGTACCTTTTCGATGACGGGACGCGGGTGTCGTACTTCCAGTGGCgcaaacacttcctgtccagcCAACCGGACGGAGGGAGACGGGAGAACTGCGTGTCGATGTCGTCAGATGATGGTGACTGGTGGGACCACTACTGCGACCGGACCATGAACTATCTCTGCGAGTTTGATGATAGGGTGGCACTTTAA
- the gja11 gene encoding gap junction protein, alpha 11 — protein sequence MGDWDVLGRLLDKVQSHSTVIGKVWLTVLFVFRILVLRTSAEKVWGDEKSDFICNTQQPGCENVCYDLAFPISHVRFWFLQIIAVATPKLLYLAHVLHVIHIEKKERERMKKQAELNDHASLFLSVYKVPKYTKSTGKISIRGRLLRSYVLHLVAKIILEVLFIVGQYFLYGFTLETRYVCARHPCPHKVDCFLSRPTEKSVIIWFMLVSALVSLALSIVELFYLCVKAAKECMARRQDYTVTPVTPPPSGRNAFKSRSEVIQNSTTLELELQGRKLGVNGVTGGVSEAKGVSPENKNTGEVHI from the exons ATGGGTGACTGGGATGTTCTCGGACGCCTGCTAGATAAGGTGCAGAGTCATTCCACGGTGATTGGAAAAGTGTGGCTCACGGTGCTGTTTGTCTTTCGCATCCTGGTACTGCGTACCAGTGCTGAAAAG GTCTGGGGTGATGAGAAATCCGACTTCATCTGCAACACCCAGCAGCCCGGCTGTGAGAACGTCTGCTACGACCTCGCCTTCCCCATCTCTCACGTTCGCTTCTGGTTTCTCCAGATTATTGCCGTAGCAACTCCAAAGTTGCTGTACCTGGCTCACGTCCTTCATGTAATCCACATCGAAAAGAAG gagagggagaggatgaagaagcaGGCCGAGTTGAATGACCACGCCAGTCTGTTCCTAAGTGTCTATAAAGTTCCCAAGTACACCAAAAGCACCGGGAAAATCAGCATCCGAGGACGTCTCCTTCGCAGTTATGTCCTCCATCTTGTGGCCAAGATCATATTGGAGGTCTTGTTTATTGTGGGTCAGTATTTTCTCTACGGCTTCACCCTCGAGACGCGCTATGTCTGCGCACGCCATCCATGCCCTCACAAGGTGGACTGCTTCCTGTCCCGTCCCACGGAGAAGTCGGTCATCATCTGGTTCATGCTGGTGTCTGCGTTGGTCTCTCTTGCCCTCAGCATAGTGGAGTTGTTCTACCTGTGCGTGAAGGCTGCCAAGGAGTGCATGGCGAGGAGGCAGGACTACACCGTTACCCCGGTGACGCCTCCACCATCGGGCAGGAATGCCTTTAAAAGCCGCAGTGAGGTGATCCAAAATAGCACCACTCTGGAACTGGAGCTTCAGGGACGAAAGTTAGGGGTGAACGGGGTCACGGGTGGAGTCAGCGAGGCCAAGGGCGTATCGCCCGAGAACAAAAACACAGGGGAGGTCCACATCTGA
- the LOC137613041 gene encoding gap junction Cx32.2 protein-like: MGEWGFLSSLLDKVQSHSSVIGKVWLSVLFVFRIMILGAGADKVWGDEQSSMICNTKQPGCKNVCYDYAFPISHIRFWVLQIIFVSTPTLIYLGHVFHVIHKENKMRVYMQTHARSEIVQVPKYSDEKGHVQIKGNLLGTYMTSILVRVALEIGFILGQYYLYGFIMIPKIVCSRAPCPFTVACYMSRPTEKTIFIIFMLVMSCISLLLNVLEIFYLVCSRSSRRKSKTVSPTALAIHPRFTGDSLVKNEKLALHDSGHSTA; this comes from the exons ATGGGAGAGTGGGGTTTTCTGTCCTCTCTGCTGGACAAGGTCCAGTCCCACTCCTCTGTCATCGGGAAGGTCTGGCTCAGTGTGCTTTTTGTCTTCAGGATCATGATCCTCGGAGCTGGAGCAGATAAG GTGTGGGGTGACGAGCAGTCCAGCATGATCTGTAACACCAAACAGCCTGGTTGCAAGAACGTCTGCTATGACTACGCCTTCCCTATTTCACACATTCGATTCTGGGTCCTGCAGATTATCTTCGTCTCCACCCCCACACTGATCTACCTGGGCCACGTTTTCCACGTCATCcacaaagagaataaaatgagaGTGTACATGCAGACCCACGCTAGGAGTGAAATCGTCCAAGTTCCCAAGTACAGTGATGAAAAGGGCCACGTTCAGATTAAAGGCAACCTGCTAGGGACCTACATGACCTCCATACTCGTCAGAGTCGCTCTGGAGATAGGCTTTATTCTGGGCCAGTATTACTTGTATGGGTTCATCATGATCCCAAAAATAGTCTGCTCCCGAGCCCCATGTCCCTTCACTGTAGCATGCTACATGTCTCGACCCACGGAAAagaccatcttcatcatcttcatgcTCGTAATGTCCTGCATCTCACTTTTACTAAATGTACTAGAGATTTTCTATCTGGTGTGCTCGCGCTCCTCCAGACGGAAGTCTAAAACGGTGTCACCTACGGCTCTCGCTATTCACCCACGTTTCACTGGGGACAGTCTGGTGAAAAATGAGAAGCTTGCTCTCCATGATTCCGGTCACAGCACAGCCTGA
- the selenol gene encoding selenoprotein L, whose amino-acid sequence MAGTGTVSEETLISALTDLVNLSKALLQDAQTEAGESKEQFSPHKITTLFGLLTVGPQFYQRIGVKTKSEAEALWQKSYHNAEVKELIDELLQLESEWDSFLERVDEGLQMTDWQLSGAKIADSLSLDIPLTDGRSEKSMTLGQYLDRGQKLLLVLIRHFGULPURDHVAKLEASRADLEARSVQVLVVSFGSAEGAQLWLEQTGCSFRMVLDQQRKIYRSFGLGSSYSKVMKFGSLLQSSEYITAGRDFPEFPFRLFEDLYQLGGDFLLDEEGKVLLCHPSKNPHDRPAVKDILQAVDP is encoded by the exons ATGGCTGGGACCGGGACGGTGTCGGAGGAGACTTTGATAAGTGCTCTGACTGATTTGGTCAACTTAAGCAAAGCTCTTCTTCAGGATGCCCAGACGGAAGCAGGAG AGTCTAAGGAGCAGTTTTCCCCACATAAGATTACCACTTTATTTGGTCTACTCACAGTCGGACCTCAGTTCTACCAACG cATTGGAGTGAAGACAAAGAGTGAAGCAGAAGCCCTCTGGCAGAAGTCTTATCA caATGCGGAAGTGAAAGAGCTGATAGATGAACTTCTGCAGCTGGAG aGCGAGTGGGACTCCTTCCTGGAGCGAGTGGACGAAGGTCTCCAGATGACAGACTGGCAGCTGTCAGGAGCAAAGATAGCCGACAGTCTGAGCCTTGATATTCCACTCACTGATGGACGCAGTGAAAA gAGTATGACTCTGGGTCAGTACCTGGATCGGGGtcagaagctgctgctggttctCATCAGACATTTTGGATGACTGCCGTGACGAGACCACGTGGCCAAGCTGGAGGCCAGTCGG GCTGACCTTGAGGCTCGGTCGGTGCAGGTCTTGGTGGTTTCTTTCGGAAGCGCAGAGGGAGCTCAGCTCTGGCTGGAGCAGACTGGATGTAGCTTCAGGATGGTGTTGGACCAACAGAGGAAG ATTTACAGGAGTTTTGGCCTTGGCTCGTCCTATTCCAAAGTCATGAAGTTTGGCTCCCTGCTGCAGAGCTCAGAGTACATTACTGCAGGCAGGGACTTCCCAGAATTCCCTTTCCGCCTGTTCGAAGATCTCTACCAG TTGGGAGGTGACTTCTTGCTGGATGAAGAAGGAAAGGTCCTTCTATGCCATCCAAGTAAAAACCCACATGACAGACCGGCTGTGAAGGACATCCTGCAGGCTGTGGATCCTTGA
- the clec11a gene encoding C-type lectin domain family 11 member A isoform X1, which produces MGPAVTSLTLLYFCSLGVPAGWADASPTQASLPEVKKARGDLPDILPELEQPEPTSPVSDFENSYNYVLSRLASMDQAIHKLNVGHYTLDVKVSQLVDRLSRMDAKVGELEDNIREVYQHSKDNRKETGRLEGCHKGRRIGYKCYLVYNSYEDYAGASRKCIERGGRMAMPRDRREQEALADYVKSFFHPGNWPVWLGINDLRAEGMYLFDDGTRVSYFQWRKHFLSSQPDGGRRENCVSMSSDDGDWWDHYCDRTMNYLCEFDDRVAL; this is translated from the exons ATGGGACCGGCAGTCACTTCGCTCACCCTCTTATATTTTTGTTCTCTGGGCGTTCCTGCAGGATGGGCCGACGCCTCACCAACACAG GCATCTCTGCCTGAGGTGAAGAAGGCGAGAGGAGACCTCCCAGATATTCTTCCAGAGCTTGAACAACCAGAACCAACAAGCCCAGTTTCAGACTTTGAAAACTCATACAACTATGTCT TGTCCAGACTGGCTTCCATGGATCAGGCTATCCACAAGCTGAATGTAGGTCACTACACTCTGGATGTTAAAGTCAGCCAGTTGGTGGACCGTCTGTCCAGGATGGATG CTAAAGTGGGGGAGCTGGAGGACAACATCCGAGAGGTCTATCAACACAGCAAGGACAACCGCAAGGAGACGGGAAGATTGGAAG GTTGTCACAAGGGACGCAGGATCGGATACAAATGCTATCTGGTGTATAACAGCTACGAGGACTACGCCGGAGCATCCCGGAAGTGCATTGAGCGCGGTGGCCGCATGGCGATGCCACGTGACCGCAGGGAGCAAGAGGCCCTCGCCGACTACGTCAAGTCGTTCTTCCACCCAGGGAACTGGCCCGTCTGGTTGGGTATCAACGACCTGCGGGCTGAGGGCATGTACCTTTTCGATGACGGGACGCGGGTGTCGTACTTCCAGTGGCgcaaacacttcctgtccagcCAACCGGACGGAGGGAGACGGGAGAACTGCGTGTCGATGTCGTCAGATGATGGTGACTGGTGGGACCACTACTGCGACCGGACCATGAACTATCTCTGCGAGTTTGATGATAGGGTGGCACTTTAA
- the c19h1orf198 gene encoding uncharacterized protein C1orf198 homolog — translation MAAATMAGLDAHRMEEKKFEYFSSINSMAKKIMQERENIKAKHGSSWEKMTPQEQDDAIDNEMMDPHVRARYAMHRVDREEVVCYPKLLIETGQKIVHFGEEDITWQDEHSAPFSWETKSQLEFSLTSGSADQAISATPADLKAIKVPHSSQLTKSTPGTKVAVSEGRRPEEESSFWKISAERSRLEGEQADFQSLTPSQIKFLEKGEKSLPSYLRQETSKEPEAVEPQPPAPTKSIKHRAPKPPAPQPPVAPTVSGTPASISISPNPVPPVSVPSSVGGWERSQSTLPSVSNTLDEMFSSSMISKPPSNASGAEIEKREEDSSFQQYNTSNSILKTGFDFLDNW, via the exons ATGGCCGCCGCAACAATGGCGGGGCTAGACGCGCACAGAATGGAGGAAAAGAAGTTCGAATACTTCTCCTCCATCAACTCCATGGCGAAGAAAATAATGcaggagagagaaaacattAAAGCCAAACACGGCTCCTCCTGGGAGAAAATGACACCGCAAGAACAAGACGACGCCATCGACAATGAGATGATGGATCCTCATGTCAGAGCCCGATATGCGATGCACAGAGTTGACCGTGAAGAAGTGGTCTGTTACCCGAAACTGCTCATAGAGACGGGTCAGAAAATAGTTCACTTCGGAGAAGAG GATATTACCTGGCAGGATGAGCACTCTGCTCCCTTCTCATGGgaaacaaag AGCCAGCTAGAATTCAGCTTGACCTCCGGCTCAGCAGATCAGGCGATCTCAGCCACACCGGCCGACTTGAAGGCTATAAAAGTTCCTCATTCCAGTCAGCTTACTAAGAGTACACCTGGAACAAAG GTCGCCGTCAGCgaagggagaaggccagaggaagAATCGTCTTTCTGGAAGATCAGCGCTGAGAGGTCCAGGTTGGAGGGAGAGCAAGCCGACTTCCAGTCCCTGACCCCCAGCCAGATAAAGTTCCttgagaaaggagagaaatccCTCCCCTCCTACCTCCGACAG GAGACCTCCAAAGAGCCAGAGGCAGTAGAGCCCCAACCTCCAGCACCTACCAAGTCCATTAAGCATCGAGCACCCAAACCCCCTGCTCCCCAGCCCCCTGTCGCCCCCACTGTTAGTGGAACACCCGCATCCATCTCCATTTCACCAAACCCAGTCCCACCTGTCAGTGTGCCTTCATCAGTTGGAGGATGGGAACGATCTCAGAGCACCCTGCCATCAGTCAGCAACACTTTGGATGAAATGTTCTCCTCCAGCATGATATCTAAGCCCCCCAGTAATGCCTCCGGTGCAGAGATAGAGAAAAGGGAAGAAGATTCTTCTTTTCAGCAG TACAACACCAGCAACAGCATCCTGAAGACCGGATTTGACTTCCTAGACAACTGGTAA